The Bos mutus isolate GX-2022 chromosome 7, NWIPB_WYAK_1.1, whole genome shotgun sequence genome window below encodes:
- the GPR151 gene encoding G-protein coupled receptor 151, with protein sequence MNVSFAHLHFAGGYLPSDSKDWRTVVPALLVAVCLVGFVGNLCVIGILLHSAWKGKPSMIHSLILNLSLADLSLLLFSAPVRATAYSRGVWDLGWFVCKSSDWFIHTCMAAKSLTIVAVAKVCFMYACDPAKPVSIHNCTIWSVLVAIWAVASLLPLPEWFFTTTRHHAGVEMCLVDVPAVAREFTSTFGKLYPLLAFCLPLLSASFYFWRAYGQCQKRGTKTQNLRNQMRSKQLTVMLLSIAITSAILWLPEWIAWLWIWHLKAGGPAPPQGFIALSQVLMFSISSANPLIFLVMSEEFKEGLKGIWKWMITKKHPPASESQETPAGNSQVLRDSIPSLESPPSMSEKEKTGSPSVSKEKAEKAEIPILPDVEQFWHDRDTVPCVEDNDPIPWEHEDQETGDCDK encoded by the coding sequence ATGAACGTGTCCTTTGCTCACCTCCACTTTGCCGGCGGGTACCTGCCCTCAGACTCCAAGGACTGGAGGACAGTAGTCCCAGCTCTCCTGGTGGCTGTCTGCCTGGTGGGTTTCGTGGGGAATCTGTGTGTCATTGGCATCCTCCTCCACAGTGCTTGGAAAGGAAAGCCATCCATGATCCACTCCCTGATTCTCAACCTCAGCCTGGCTGATCTCTCTCTCCTGCTGTTTTCTGCACCTGTCCGAGCTACAGCATACTCCAGAGGTGTTTGGGATCTGGGCTGGTTTGTCTGCAAGTCCTCTGACTGGTTCATCCACACGTGCATGGCAGCCAAGAGCCTGACGATCGTTGCAGTAGCCAAGGTATGCTTCATGTATGCATGTGACCCAGCCAAACCAGTAAGTATCCACAACTGCACCATCTGGTCAGTGCTGGTGGCCATTTGGGCTGTGGCAAGCCTGCTACCCCTGCCAGAATGGTTCTTCACCACCACCAGGCATCATGCAGGTGTGGAAATGTGCCTCGTGGATGTGCCCGCTGTGGCGAGAGAGTTCACGTCAACGTTTGGTAAGCTCTACCCGCTGCTGGCATTTTGCCTCCCGTTACTCTCTGCCAGCTTTTATTTCTGGAGAGCTTATGGCCAATGTCAGAAACGAGGAACTAAAACTCAAAATCTTAGAAACCAGATGCGTTCAAAGCAACTCACAGTGATGCTGCTGAGCATTGCCATCACCTCTGCTATCCTGTGGCTCCCTGAGTGGATAGCCTGGCTGTGGATTTGGCATCTGAAGGCTGGAGGCCCAGCCCCACCACAGGGTTTTATAGCCCTGTCTCAAGTCCTCATGTTTTCCATCTCTTCAGCAAATCCTCTCATTTTTCTAGTGATGTCAGAGGAGTTCAAGGAAGGCTTGAAAGGCATATGGAAATGGATGATAACCAAAAAACATCCACCTGCTTCAGAGTCTCAGGAGACACCAGCTGGTAACTCCCAGGTCCTTCGTGACAGTATTCCATCTCTGGAATCCCCACCATCtatgtcagagaaagagaaaactggCTCTCCTTCCGTCAGCAAAGAGAAAGCCGAGAAGGCAGAGATTCCCATCCTCCCTGATGTCGAGCAGTTTTGGCATGACAGAGACACAGTCCCTTGTGTAGAGGACAATGACCCTATCCCCTGGGAACACGAAGATCAAGAGACAGGAGACTGTGATAAATAG